The following DNA comes from Maniola jurtina chromosome W, ilManJurt1.1, whole genome shotgun sequence.
AAGTTTGTCTATACCTACTCTGTCTGTCTTTtcgttaccttttcacggaccATCCGCGattcgattttgacgaaattttggaGACAGACTGGCTAATTTATtcacagaaaatcaaaggaCCCACACgatttgtaaaaacctaaaaccacacgGATgatttgagcctcgatagctcaacggttgaggagcggactgaattccgaaaggtcggcggtttaaaccccacccgttgcgctattgtcgtacccactcctggcacaagctttacgcttaattggaggggataggggaatattagtcatgattagcatggcatctttaaaaaaaaattcgtgGTTACGAGTATCATCGAGAATATTATAACCTAATGcaattttttgacgtgacaacgtcttataattcgatagagccggctgcatgcacgaaaaaacatgactcatacggcgttacctcgctctgaggcgttccatgaaAGGCTTGAAGactgaagtgcaagcgagagcgcggaacgagcgacaaagaagcacaatcggcctttgttgtcacgttcaactatcgtcagtaaaccgactttacagacaaccaatttttttttcatatctcTTCCATCTGCGATCAGTCCATGGACTATGAACAGATTTGAGGACCGTAAATGTTTTAACAGTTGAGGCTTTGCACATCCAGCGATGTGACATCCCTTCAAGGCTGTGGTATTACCATATGCTGGCCAATCTTGTCCtcttaagagggatctctccgtcactcgccccatacaaacgtagttaaaatttcatttgaatattaagcaacctaagtccatgaaattttccagacatattctagaaactaatatctatacctgtggttttccagaattctgtttaaatattcggtttcaaagttacgcggtcttaaatcTTCTaacccttgtaattttaaaactacatatttttagaaaaatctaaaacaccacagagacagatattagtttctagaatatgtctgcaaaatttcatggactttggttacttaatattcaaatgaaattggaactacgattgtatggagtaagtgacggagagagccctgttaaggcggAACGTTCTGTAACTGGCATCCAGAAGTTGGACTGCTGGGCTGTTTTTTTGACCCTCAAGTCTCTGTTTGCAGGCCTCAAGTGACCTGTCTATTTCCGCCTTTACTGTGGGGATTTCTGTGTTCATATGAACTAATactaaaatgaaaaacatttttataagaATGATATAATTGAATAATCTTAAAACTATTTACAGATATAGCGGGTCTACATTCATACGCAATAGCTACAAGCTACATACAAAATACCAGGCAAAAAGTTATGCTTTCTCATTTTATTGTTAAcactggtactgattctgagcacaactaaattttagagtgttTGCATCCTCtatactaatgtaatatgaaaaggacagccatagtttgacagttttaaatttaatttagagctgtcaaacgtcgtgactttagctgccagtcgcgagcctattgtttaaatttgtggcgtgcactaaaatttagagtttaatgaatgtaaaattcatgttccatccttttttagcaatattaaaaagaaaaagatgcagatactctaaatttagtttagagaaaaacagaatcggcgccactGTCATACATACATTGCTTGGTGGTATAAATCCTAGTCCtttttaatatttgcatattgtgttataaaaaaccggtcaagtgcgagtcggccctcgctcttttagggttccgtacataatttgtatgtatgaaatatttcttttccgagctagaacatcgcagttttataaaatagtttgtaagctgtaacCAAACGAACAAacattttttggatttttctttcAAGGTTTACTGCAATGTTCTAGCtcgtaaaagaaatatttcacacTCCCAAAATGTTATGTTCATCAATGTCAATGTATTTcatcctaatccatactatccatactaatattataaatgcgaaagtgtgtctgtctgtctgtctatctgtctgctaccttttcacggcccaacagcttaaccgattctgacgaaatctggtacagggttagcttatatctcggggacggacataggctactttttatcccggaaaatcaaagagttcccgcgggattcctaaagacccatccacttaaccgagttgtatgaaatttggtaccgaggtagcttgcgtccctgtaaccgacatagacaactttttaaccccggaaaatcaaacagttcccacgggatctataaaaacctaaatccacgcggacgaagtcacgggcaccctctagtaatattataaatgtgaaagtgtggatttTGGAggtttgttattcaatcacgcaaaaactagtggacggatttggctgagacttggaatggagacagattttttaaaccccggattaacacataggctactgtttatcccggaaaatcaaagagttccagcgggattttaaaaatgtaaatccacgcggacgaagccgcgggtatcagctagtaattatatAAGGATTTTCTAGGAATTATCTTCAGTATGCCACTCTGTCGCATGCCATTATTAGTGTCATGAGTGTAAGCCGCCACAGTCACACTGAGTCTTGGTGTTTATGGTGTTATAAATTGGGTCACATTGTTTGGAATTGTTACAAATGTATGACTACTGGTTTGACATCACTTTTACTGCACTATACACTGCACTTAAGAACGTCATTCGTCATAGTTCTCGTGTTTAGTTAAGGAAGGTCGTCGGACTCGGTTGGGGCCGCGGTTTCGCTTCGGCCAAGGCACCTTCATGTGTACGTGAGACACGTGGCAGTTGCGTTCCGAGGCGTTGCTAAACGCTTTCTCGCAGATTTCGCATTTGAAGGACTTTCCTCTGTGGAtctgtgcaaaaaaaaaaaaacaatgttaacgttttttttttatttctttttttgaaCCAAAGACTAGTTTTACATTTATTACTCGACATcctgaaactctcttgagtttATGTGGATGCAACCGCCAACCCCCCTCAGTTTTCTCGATTGCTCCGAGGTGAACGGACATCCAGTCGCGGTTACGGCCATTTATGCTGCGTTATCTAAGTTTAGGTATATTTAACCGATTTCGTGCCTAATATAACGTTTTGTATAACCTTTGTGACGAGTTTCATTGGtcatatcatttatttatttaataaggaaCACGTACAATATCCATATTCTACATTTACTAGTTCTGTTTGAGACTGGGGGAGTGAGTAAAGTGctcgccacactcacccacacgtgtcggttgaggctggactggcaagtgaagctcttgtcgcacacggcgcacgtgtagaggcgccgcaccgtcatcgccatgtgcgtctccttgtgcttgtcgaggaaggccttgatccggaagcgtttctcgcacacgtcgcactgGAAGTCCTTCTGGCCCGTGTGTTTCGTCATGTGGTATTTCAGATGGTGTGGTGACTAGAATAGAaacattatattgtttactagctgatgcccgcgactccgccggagatacttgggaatgcatttgttctattttgaacgcttttttaaaggacgttaaaaaagctctcgtgcgaatgagtcCTGAAGGTAGAGAGAGAGTCTCACCTGAAAGTGTTTTCCGCACAGCTCACACAACACTTTCTGATTGTTGGGAGAGAACTGCGTTCGGTTCTTGTCGGGGTGCTCGCGCTTGAAGTGGAATGTATACCGCAAGAAGTCTTTGAGTTCGATGCCACACTGGAaacaataatcacactaatattataaaggagaaagtttgtatgtgtgtgtgttgtaaCGTTGTGCAGgcgttacatttttttaaataaataattcaaagcaTGACATAATACTGACGGACAATGTTACCCGCCACCACTACGTCCTAGACGAGTTGTCCCGTGCGGCCGCTTGAAGCAGGAGGGCACCTCTGCCACGCGGCGCGTGCGCAGGAAGGGTTAGGGTGACGCTGGAATCGTTTTTTTTCACGTCAGACGCGTCGCAGTGAACATATCTAAAGGTAACGTGTTCCTGTTGGTAATACAGGAACACAATATCCCTTTACCTGCACTACCAACTACTCCAGTGATCTTGTAAACCCGTTATACGGGTTTCACTGTGACCCTCAAGATTCCCGGTACCCCTCGAAGTTCTTTGTGCTCCTTTGGTCTACGCCAGGCACGCTTACTCGTGGCACCCTCTCCTGGTGTCACGAACCTCCAGGCGCACCTCGCGGCACCCTCTTCTGGTGCCACGAACCTCTCCGCACCTGGCCGGCGGCCTGCCACCGAGCACCAACCAGCGCATCTTCCACCTCCCTCGAAGACCATCTCGCCGGGTCCCGCTACCTCCGGGACGTCACCGCACGGCACAGCAGGGAAGTACCGCCTACTGCAAGCCTTAGAGACTGTAGTGACAACCGCGAAAACCTACGaccctacctacttactactaaaTAAATTCTTGTGTTGACTTTGGGGTGTTTCTTTAATCTCTTCACCACTGACCGACCCCCAAACGTCacagtgtgtgtatgtttgttactccttcacgcaaaaactactggacggattgggctgaaatttagaattgagatagattataccctggattagcacataggctactttttatcccggaaaattaaagagttcccacgggatttttaaaaaacctacatccacgcgaaagaagtcgcgggtatcagctagtataacataatattcagAAATTTCTTTGAAGTGTAGGCAgaacactatcataaaattttaaagtataGTAAAAAGCAAAATGTCATTTCTCGTTCAAAGGGCTGCATTGTAGAATggcttgattttttttattcattataggcaagcgcttgaccaatatcacacctgatggaaagtgacgaTGTGGTCCAAGATGGGacacgtttacctagaagatgcctattcactcttgtttaaaagatacccagattgcaattggtaggaaacacagatcgcggaagagtattccaaaccttagccatgcgtatgaggaatgaagacgcaaaacgtttcgtgcgtgtacatggaatgtcgacgacgtaaggatggaaactcgcccgacgtttACTTCGACTACGTCGacgaattattataaaaataatagtgaATCTCAGATTGTTTACTTGGGAACACCACACACAAGGGGACACACGAGGGGGGAAGAGGATGGTGATGCTACTCACCTGTTCGCAAGTGATGACGTCAGCGGGGTCTCCCCGCCTCCGCTTGTGGCGACCACTGCCCTTGCTGTAGCAGCGCGGCGGCACCGCCTGGTTGACTCGCCGCGTTctgtgacacacagacatacagaccaACACgagtgatagtactgatggtTACTGATTAGATACCACAaaatccaggattagcacataggctacttttatcctggaaaatcaaacagttcctacgggatttcgaaaaacgtaagtccacgcggacggagtcgcgggcatcagctagtaataattaaacttaTGAAACTTACTCGGGAGTGAAGTGTTTGGGCGAAACCTTCAGATGCTGTTTGTAGGCCGCACTGCTCGCGAAGCGCACGTTGCACTCCTCGCACAGCGGCCCGTCTGGATTCTGGAACAAAATTCcaacttattttccattatttcaCACTAGTATAGcctacctattccatagacaaagtATGGGTGGTATACTTACCAAATGTGTTGTATTGTCACTATGtccgagatctatagagcgcactttgactactctatagatttcaacctaagagtctactttctactaagctattatactgatcgcgatcgttttactgttacccgttgaggagttccatccTCTATTTCGTGCTTCACACGCAAGTGCGTCATGTATGACGTGTACTTGCtgtctgcgcaggtacatcggcatAGTGGTAGTACTGTAGCGGCAAGGTCTCACCTCGACTTTGTCCAAGCGGTGAATCCTGCGCAAGTGCGAGCGGAGGCCCAGCTCGTTCAGGTAGGAGTAGCCGCACTGATTGCAGATGTGGTCTGAAGGGTGCTTCACACGCAAGTGCGTCATGTATGACGTGTACTTGCtgtctgcgcaggtacatcggcatAGTGGTAGTACTGTAGCGGCAAGGTCTCACCTCGACTTTGTCCAAGCGGTGAATCCTGCGCAAGTGCGAGCGGAGGCCCAGCTCGTTCAGGTAGGAGTAGCCGCACTGATTGCAGATGTGGTCTGAAGGGTGCTTCACACGCAAGTGCGTCATGTATGACGTGTACTTGCtgtctgcgcaggtacatcggcatAGTGGTAGTACTGTAGCGGCAAGGTCTCACCTCGACTTTGTCCAAGCGGTGAATCCTGCGCAAGTGCGAGCGGAGGCCCAGCTCGTTCAGGTAGGAGTAGCCGCACTGATTGCAGATGTGGTCTGAAGGGTGCTTCACACGCAAGTGCGTCATGTATGACGTGTACTTGCtgtctgcgcaggtacatcggcatAGTGGTAGTACTGTAGCGGCAAGGTCTCACCTCGACTTTGTCCAAGCGGTGAATCCTGCGCAAGTGCGAGCGGAGGCCCAGCTCGTTCAGGTAGGAGTAGCCGCACTGATTGCAGATGTGGTCTGAAGGGTGCTTCACACGCAAGTGCGTCATGTATGACGTGTACTTGCtgtctgcgcaggtacatcggcatAGTGGTAGTACTGTAGCGGCAAGGTCTCACCTCGACTTTGTCCAAGCGGTGAATCCTGCGCAAGTGCGAGCGGAGGCCCAGCTCGTTCAGGTAGGAGTAGCCGCACTGATTGCAGATGTGGTCTGAAGGGTGCTTCACACGCAAGTGCGTCATGTATGACGTGTACTTTCTGAGAGAAAACAAAGTAGTACATTAATAGGATATTTTACTCACACCAAGCAGGAAATGATTCAGCTAAAGGTGGAGCAcgcctgcccagaaggtgcctattcactcttcttttcaAGGCACCAATATTACAGCTAGCGCGAAAAATGGAAGCCACAAAGGCGTATTAGCAATAAGCAATCGAAAATGtcagtttttttagtttataaaatacctagctgatacccgcgacttcgttcgcgtggatgtagttttttaaaaatcccgtgagaactctttgattttccgggataaaaagtagcctatgtgctaatccagggtataatctatcttcattccaaatttcagccaaatccggctggtagtttttgcgtgaaggagtaacaaacatacacacacacacacatacaaactttcggctttataatattaagtgtgatattattatttttaaagatttcactTTTATATCTATTCTGCAAATATTCGAAATGTAATAACCATTTTTAaataccaaccaatcacaaagatgttttcaaaatcatttgaaattcaattcgaaacatagtttcgtttgtgattggtaggtgtgactcaaaatagttaacacccactgagatttttgtctcagtcatttgtatgggaatacGAAACAGAGAAAGCGGTATACTAACTTCATTCCACGGTTTAGACTATAGTcaaaatacagggtgtaaccagaacgctagcaaaaacgaagacacgtgatagtactgatgattattactaataaaataccattaaaaaactacgatttttttaaaatcctgtatcTTTTTAAAAggtcacaatatattgcaaataaaacacctgactgacgctagaggtcaacgaacgttccgtaaataggtcactcgaagtcaatgccgcgtcgtaggtggggcgttgacccgagttttgcacgctatacaatgcgggtttgaaaaaaactaattacagtcttattcataaaaaattgtagaagctttattagcttgttataagcaaagttctcaaaaacattattcataaacgtacaatagtgctaaaagtgttcaataacggctccataacttataacaggctgaaccctactataaacccttattaaagaacaacatggccgccgtcttgtcttaacagctgataatttgtttgatatgcaagattgaagtgaggttattttgttttggttcattctagtgtcattgcattgtaattattatttgtacgttatttattctggatttgAAAAGCTGTGGTAATTAAatagagttgcaagttttaactgccataagatgctagggacggacgtcgtgaagtaggtacctaaaagttcctacttaaattcgaagtttcttttcatgtaatcattcctttacataggtatgtgatttcttctaacgtaagaaatatggcggtgatgcagctcagtacctaactacataaacccagaaggatttgggtaaaaaaagggctggctaattttttgcgcaacggatcagcctggctgtcaagcgtggaaatgcagccagtattcttggcaccatttcacACGGGCATGAGTAATGTATAGTAAGCAGTGAGcattgtatagtaattagataaggctagcgttatgttttattgtaatattttcaatttaaaaaaaaaaggattttattccatgaatgtccaggtagtgtatctaatacatacttttacctaatacatgtttttttttaaaatatcacactaatattatatcacactaatcacactaatattataaaggcgaaagtttgtatgtgtgtatgtgtgtgtgtgtgtgtgtgtatgtttgttactccttcacgcaaaaactactggacggatttggctgaaatttgaaatggagatagataatatcctggattagcacataggctactttttatcccggaaaatcaaagagttcccacgggattttgaaaaacctaaatccacgcgggcgaagttgcgggcatcggctagtagtataataaaatctaacgctaatttctaaattccttcctgtttccatttttaattaaataaatcggaacaaaactccgaacgataatacctaactatcctccagaactcagacaattgaccgaaaacaaatgtcacacctgcgtcacttttctgtgtagagcccagtttttttgcaattttgtctatgaattcatcagaacgacaacataacaaagcgaaactagcctatagcgagaatttagttgtgagaggtttattgaaccttatgaataaagaaagttatggaacgtttaataggcctaatgagcattttagctaatgaacgttttaaatctataataagggatttttatgaataataacttaaaactataagataaggcaaatggtcaCTGGCATCGGATTgtgttaaggggcatgagacgggcctgcccgcgaaattcaaatttaatttggtttttcgcaatttgtaaacttatacgacaaagtaggcttatggcattttgaTTGCGGCAATGGGAGTATCATCCCCCCAGAGCGggggtttatataaaaatctttacttgaaaaggtccagtttaagaaattagctctagtatcgactaatttgtgagttatagttgATGctaaactaatttcttaaactggactctttcaagtaaagatttttatgtaaacctgtgaggatgatactgccattggcgcaattaaaataccataagcctactttgtcgtattagtttacaaattgcgaaaaaccaaattaaatttgattttcgcgttaagtgaagcttacaacaatatattagtgaaaacggtatctaaatcgaataagccgtttctgatattagcgtgcacaaacacacagacaaacagacaaaaaaaaattaattacaatttcgggttcggcatcgatataa
Coding sequences within:
- the LOC123879996 gene encoding zinc finger protein 91-like yields the protein MTHLRVKHPSDHICNQCGYSYLNELGLRSHLRRIHRLDKVENPDGPLCEECNVRFASSAAYKQHLKVSPKHFTPETRRVNQAVPPRCYSKGSGRHKRRRGDPADVITCEQCGIELKDFLRYTFHFKREHPDKNRTQFSPNNQKVLCELCGKHFQSPHHLKYHMTKHTGQKDFQCDVCEKRFRIKAFLDKHKETHMAMTVRRLYTCAVCDKSFTCQSSLNRHVWIHRGKSFKCEICEKAFSNASERNCHVSHVHMKVPWPKRNRGPNRVRRPSLTKHENYDE
- the LOC123879836 gene encoding zinc finger protein ZFAT-like → MKKHTKAFGTLECPVCKQYWGDKYALHKHSKSHATRYTCTLCGYTTMTNESARMHENWHKGTRYKCDHCDAEFIKYTSYMTHLRVKHPSDHICNQCGYSYLNELGLRSHLRRIHRLDKVEVRPCRYSTTTMPMYLRRQQVHVIHDALACEAPFRPHLQSVRLLLPERAGPPLALAQDSPLGQSRDSKYTSYMTHLRVKHPSDHICNQCGYSYLNELGLRSHLRRIHRLDKVETASTRHT